In Aspergillus nidulans FGSC A4 chromosome II, the genomic stretch GGCATGCTCGATTTTCCGTGCTTCGAATCCTTGGCCAACCAGTTCTTGACCTGCTTCCACCTTTTCCTTGAACTCCGTTATAAGAGTCGCAATGTTCTGAATTTCGCTCTTCGTCGGGAGAGTCTCAACATCCGGAAGCTTAAGCTCTTCGACCTGGGTTTTGACCTCGAAGATCATGGCCTCCACTGTCTGCAAGTCTGCCTTGACTAgtttctcagcctcagcctcagccgccATTTCCGCGCCATCTTCCCTATCCTTTCCGCCTTCTTTACCTTTGGACTCGTCGAGGGCGATCCACATGTCTTTCAACAGCGTCTCTAGGGTACCAATCTCGGTTTTGGTGGGGACTTCGGCCTCCAGGCGGCCGTAGATCTCGGTCACAACATCCTTTGTGTCTttgacaatctcctcaagaGTCCCCAGTTGTTCCGCTCGTGCTATCTCATCAGGAGCAGGGAACACCATCTCGTCAAGCTGGGACTTAGTGTTCCTGAGGAGTGTTTCAATGGCGTCTGTGTCCTCCTTCTTGGCTACGTTTGCATCTGTGGGCTTCTCACGAGACGCAATTTCTGTCACTGATGTCTGGAGCTCGTGCAACCCCGCGAGGACCTCATCCATGTCTTCTTTTTTCAGCAGATTTTCGGGAAAGTCCGGAGCTCGTGGAGCAGCCTCAATAGCATCGACCTTGACTTGAATCTGGGATATTAGAGCCTTGAGTCCCTCGATCTCGCTAGCCTTGCTGGCCTCATCGGCGAGTATCAGCTCTTGTCCTTTCGAATTGTCGCTGTTTTCCGATTCCGCTTGGGTTCGGCGCATCATCTCAAGCTCGGCTTTTAGGCTGCTCAAGCCTTCCCTCAGGGTGTCAAGGAGTTCTGCATAATTAGACTCAACAGGGCGCTCCAAAATCTTtgcaagatcttccttgATGATACCAACGCCATCGTGTAACGCGTCACGAAGTTCTGCTGTCGAGAGTTCTTCAGCGCGGTCCTTGGTTTCACTTTTCTCAGCGTGGAACAGTTCTAAGGCTGCTTGGACGGCAGCAAGGATATCGTCTTTGTCGTTTCTCTGCTCTGCGGGAACAAGGCTCATGGTCAACGAGTCGCGCAGACTCTCAAACTCTTGCTTGACGATCTTGGAGACACTTTCCTCGCTGCTTACTTTGTGGCTCTCTGAAATCTCCTTGATGGCGCTGAGGAATTCTTCCTTTTCAGACCCATCCTTGGTCCGATGCTTTTCTTCGTGGAAGGCCTCAAGGGTTGCTTGAACAGCAGCAATAATTTCATCCTTGTCAACACCGTTCTTATTCTGGTCCTGTTCCTCATGGAAAGTTTCCAAGGTAGCCTGAATGGCAGCAAGAATGTCGTCTTTATCAAGAACTTCCTTAGCCTGACTTTTTTCCTCATGAAAAGCTTCCAGAGCGGACctaacagcagcaacaatgtCGTCTTTATCACTCTTCGTTTCAGCTGGCACAGCAGTCTGGCTATTCTCTGCGTGGAAAGTCTCCAGAGTTGCCTGAACGGCAGCGATGATCTCATCCTTATCAGATAAATTTCTAGCCTGGCCTTTTTCCTCATGAAAAGCTTCCAGAGTGGACttaacagcagcaacaatgtCGTCTTTATCACTCTTCGGTTCGGCTGGCACAATAGCTTGGCTGTTCTCTGCATGGAAAGTCTCCAGCGTTGCTTGAACGGCAGTGATAATCTCATCTTTATCAGGTATATTTCTAGCCTGACCTTTCTCCTCGTGGAAGGCTTCCAAGGTAGCccgaacagcagcaacaatgtCATCCTTGTCGCTCTTCGGCTCGGCGGGAACCAGGCTCATTGTCAAAGACTCACGTAAAATTTCAAAATCACGCCGAATAAGCTCGTAAACATTTTCCTGATTCGCGGGTTTGTGGTTCTCTGAGATGTCCCGGATTGCGTCAAGGATTTCCTCCTTGTCAGATACCGGATTGCTGCGGAGCAAGGAACTTAAAGTTTGGCGCAGATGTTCAAATTCTTTTTCCATCGCGTCCAGGAGCTCTGGGGTGTTGGGGTAGCTGCTAGCACGAGTCACAAGTGCGTTCTCCGTGATCGTCTTCTCTAGGTCCGCCTGTAGCAATCGGAAGCCTTCCTTGACCGTGTCCAGGATTTCATATTTCCCAGATGCTTCCGATGCAGTCGTAGCGTACCCCTCAACATCTTGACGTACGACCGCAATGCTGTCCTTGATAGTGTTCAGTATCTCCTCCAGGTTCGCATCAGTGGCTGCTGGCTGTGGCTTCACTTCTTCCTTGAGACCTTCGAATTGCTGTTGTAGACGCTCAAATATCTGGTCACCTAAGCCCTGATTCGCATTGGCGGTTACCTCGTTGAGACCTGCAGTGATAGCTTCCATCAAGTCCTCTTTGTTGAGTTCAATCTCGCGAGGGATTGAATTCTGGCTTTCAAGCCCTTCAGCAATAGCCTGGAGGATTTCATCGCGGGAAATGGCAGGCTGAGCACTCGTAGTTGTAAGAGCAGATTGTTGGGCTGAGAACACATCATTGACTATGCTTGTGACGTCTTCCTTTGTGATGACTGAATGATTGAGTTCCTTTGCGGCGAGCATATGTGCCTCAATACCATCAGACACAGCACTTAAGATCTCATCACGCCCAAGACCAGAGTCAAAAGAATCTCTCGTGAGAGCGCTTTGAGATGTCATAGATTCGGTGACAGCATGGAGCACTTCATCTCGAATCGCAGTTAGCTGCTCACCATCTAATCCACGAGGTTGGGAATTCTCAAGACAGCCCTTGATTCCTTCAATGATTTCGTCTTTCGTAAGAGCGGTTTGAGTGGTGATGGCTTCGCTAACTGAGTTGAGGATTTCATCTCGAAGAGCAGCTAGCTGCTCGCCGTCTAAGGGACGAGCTTCGGAATTTTCTAGGCTCTCCTGGATTCCATGAATAATTTCGTCTTTCTTCATTGTCGTTTGCGTCGCTATGGAATCAGTGACTGCATTGAGTATCTCATCTCGAAGTGCAGCCAGCTGCTCGCCATCCAAAGAGCGAGGTTCGACACTCTCAATGGATTCCTGGATCACCTGGATTATTTCGTCCTTGGTTATTGATGGAGGCTGCTCAAATTGTTGCACACCTGCTTGAACAGCTGCCAAAACCTGGTCGTAAGTAGCGGCCTGCTCATGCTGTGGCTGGTAGGCCTTAAGACCCTCTGTGAGACACTCGAGAATCTCATCTCGCTCAAGCCCAAAGTTTTGCAATTCTATCTCAGGCTTGTACGTTTCCCAGGCTTCTCTGACTGCCTCGAGGATATCTTCCTTGTCCATCCTAGCTCCCTCAGGCCTATCACGGAGCTCGGCCATGCCAAATTCATCCAAGGCTTTCTTGACGACGGAGCAGATCTCGGAGCTGTTCATGGCGGCCCGGACCTCACTCAGTGTTGAAGACTGTTGTTTACTGTCATTCATAATGGCGGCTAGTTGGGTCCGAAGTTCTTGTAGGCCCTGTTCGACGATTTCGGCGATTTCCTCGGGCCCAGGTCCCTTGGGCGCGTTTTCAATGGCTCGAGCCCGCTCAGCGTCTTCCAGCCTGCTGGCGATATTTCTACCCATCCCCAGCACCTCGCCTCGGAGTTCGCGCACCAGATGTTTCACCTCATTTGTCAAACCACCACCTTCAATGACGCTGCTTCTTACGCGCTTCAAAATATCCAGCATCTCATCTGTCACGGGACTCTGTTGCTGGCGGATGACCCCCATGTTGGATTCGAGGTCTTGCTCTGGCTTGCCAGCTCGCACGAGAGCTCTGGCTCCTGAGTCCTGCTTCACTATGTTGAGGATTTCTTCCAGCATTTCAGTCATTGAATTATCACCGTTCTTGCTAGAATCATCGGAGACTGGACGGGATTTCAGTTCGTCCATGAGCTCGAGCAGCTTTTCCTGACCTTCCTTCGTCGCCATTTCTCGTAGTACCTTCTCCAACAACGCAATACTGGCGGATCCGTCTGTCAAGGGCCCGGGGGAAGCACAGTATTCACGTTCCATCGAGAAGGGGCTGGGGCTTTGCATTCTCGGTCCAGAATAACTCTTCTTATAGTTCGGAGAACTATCCGGTTCCGTCTGGTTAATAGCATTTTCAGAACCCAGGAGAGCACTGAGATCCCACCTTGTGGCAGTATCAGCATCTAGAAACTTGGCAGCCAAGTTTGAAGACAGATCACGAAGACTTTTCCGAATATCTTCATCTCGGGCGTTCGTTGCAGCTTTGAGACTAATCAAATCGGTAGCGTTATCTTTGCTTCGTCGACTCAGTTGCGCCATCTCGCGTTGAAGACTGCTGGCGATGTCTGTGAGACTGAGGATCTGGTTTGACAAGAAGTCAAAACTGTTGGGCTGGGAGGATTTGGGCTCGGAAGAAGCATCAGGCCCGTTCGTCCGTGGCGCCTCTTGAGGTGGCAGTTGCATATTCTGTAAAGCGAGCATTGTGGCTGAGGGAGGAGTGCTTTCACCAAAAAGTGGCCTAGAGAGGTATCGGTTAGAGATGAGGACATTTGGAAGATCTTCGGAACTCTGCTGATTCGGTGATATCTCAGACTTTACAGCCTTCTCTGGCGGCTTTGCGCTTTGATCCGAGAATGATGCGCGCAGGGGGCGCTCTGGCGACCTGCTTTCCACGTAGTTCAAGAACTCCGAGCGCGTATCAGTATTCTGCAAAGACTGCATACGCTTGTGGAATTGCCCCTTAATGAGAGACTTCTCGGGTGACTTGGGCGTCATGGGGTTTGTGGTGTATGGACTGGGGGAGTTTTCTCGCATCTTCTCTGTGAAACTTGCTGCTACCGCTTGGATACCTGGAGAGACGTTTCCCTTTGTTATAGGGCTCGTCGAACCTGGATTCATAGGCAGTGGCGGTGGTGCGCGGTCAGGGTCAGAACTATCCCACCTTtgtttcagatatctcaTGTCAGCTTCAACGGAACATCAAggcaagcaagaagagcaaCGCAGTTCTTGCTAGGGTTTACTGGAACATACATGGGCACCGTCTGGTGTCTGTGGAGGACCAATTCCCGATCGCGGGAACCATCAGACTTATACGAAGACATGGCGAGACCTGAGTGTTGCCCAACAGTATACCAGGTAGCTTCGAAGTTTTCAGAGCGCGGGGGGAGTAGGATCAATGGAGGCGGTGGAATGTTTCGTTGAATGAAGAATGTTCGTCAAGCACAGAGTCGTAAGGGCATATCAAGTCGTCAAAACAGATCACAATAAAAAGACACCCCGGGAGAAAATCAAAGGGTATAAGACTGGTGAAACAAGAAGCAATTGGAAGAGATAGAAACAAGTGCGCTTGCTATAAGGGACAATGAGATGAGGATGTGAGGGAGTACAAAGTACAATGCGACGAACGACCAGAGGCCGGGATGAGGTACGGTTCTGGATCTAAAGAAGAGCTCCTCGAGAGTTAAGTAGGTTATGACAACAGAGACGGTGGAGTAAGCAGACCGCAAGATACTGGTAGCTCATGGGGCATCAACCACCATCGTCACAAACCGGCCCAATCTGCAGCGTCCACATCGAAGCTGTTCCATAGCAACGCGCTGGTGCCCAGGTTGCCCGGTAAACAATCAATTTCGGGACGAGCCGATGAGGTTAAGGCCCACTGTTTCTCCGAAGCTCCGAATATTTGAGCACTATTCCATATGGGGAAACATTCCAAACGCAGATTAGTGTCCGCTTGTCGGTAATACAGCCAA encodes the following:
- a CDS encoding uncharacterized protein (transcript_id=CADANIAT00004438), whose product is MRYLKQRWDSSDPDRAPPPLPMNPGSTSPITKGNVSPGIQAVAASFTEKMRENSPSPYTTNPMTPKSPEKSLIKGQFHKRMQSLQNTDTRSEFLNYVESRSPERPLRASFSDQSAKPPEKAVKSEISPNQQSSEDLPNVLISNRYLSRPLFGESTPPSATMLALQNMQLPPQEAPRTNGPDASSEPKSSQPNSFDFLSNQILSLTDIASSLQREMAQLSRRSKDNATDLISLKAATNARDEDIRKSLRDLSSNLAAKFLDADTATRWDLSALLGSENAINQTEPDSSPNYKKSYSGPRMQSPSPFSMEREYCASPGPLTDGSASIALLEKVLREMATKEGQEKLLELMDELKSRPVSDDSSKNGDNSMTEMLEEILNIVKQDSGARALVRAGKPEQDLESNMGVIRQQQSPVTDEMLDILKRVRSSVIEGGGLTNEVKHLVRELRGEVLGMGRNIASRLEDAERARAIENAPKGPGPEEIAEIVEQGLQELRTQLAAIMNDSKQQSSTLSEVRAAMNSSEICSVVKKALDEFGMAELRDRPEGARMDKEDILEAVREAWETYKPEIELQNFGLERDEILECLTEGLKAYQPQHEQAATYDQVLAAVQAGVQQFEQPPSITKDEIIQVIQESIESVEPRSLDGEQLAALRDEILNAVTDSIATQTTMKKDEIIHGIQESLENSEARPLDGEQLAALRDEILNSVSEAITTQTALTKDEIIEGIKGCLENSQPRGLDGEQLTAIRDEVLHAVTESMTSQSALTRDSFDSGLGRDEILSAVSDGIEAHMLAAKELNHSVITKEDVTSIVNDVFSAQQSALTTTSAQPAISRDEILQAIAEGLESQNSIPREIELNKEDLMEAITAGLNEVTANANQGLGDQIFERLQQQFEGLKEEVKPQPAATDANLEEILNTIKDSIAVVRQDVEGYATTASEASGKYEILDTVKEGFRLLQADLEKTITENALVTRASSYPNTPELLDAMEKEFEHLRQTLSSLLRSNPVSDKEEILDAIRDISENHKPANQENVYELIRRDFEILRESLTMSLVPAEPKSDKDDIVAAVRATLEAFHEEKGQARNIPDKDEIITAVQATLETFHAENSQAIVPAEPKSDKDDIVAAVKSTLEAFHEEKGQARNLSDKDEIIAAVQATLETFHAENSQTAVPAETKSDKDDIVAAVRSALEAFHEEKSQAKEVLDKDDILAAIQATLETFHEEQDQNKNGVDKDEIIAAVQATLEAFHEEKHRTKDGSEKEEFLSAIKEISESHKVSSEESVSKIVKQEFESLRDSLTMSLVPAEQRNDKDDILAAVQAALELFHAEKSETKDRAEELSTAELRDALHDGVGIIKEDLAKILERPVESNYAELLDTLREGLSSLKAELEMMRRTQAESENSDNSKGQELILADEASKASEIEGLKALISQIQVKVDAIEAAPRAPDFPENLLKKEDMDEVLAGLHELQTSVTEIASREKPTDANVAKKEDTDAIETLLRNTKSQLDEMVFPAPDEIARAEQLGTLEEIVKDTKDVVTEIYGRLEAEVPTKTEIGTLETLLKDMWIALDESKGKEGGKDREDGAEMAAEAEAEKLVKADLQTVEAMIFEVKTQVEELKLPDVETLPTKSEIQNIATLITEFKEKVEAGQELVGQGFEARKIEHAGLAEKIDEARTVFEGLGEELKSKLDGSHEGLSELKQLLEGLAASSERFTTVENVKELTELINREFERARGEQDAAKLESEERDAAALIKHDETRAAIVVELGAKIDEKLGEVMTKYDEARSSIDTKFAEAAERGNAHLEAVTDTKSLAEDIKLVIGSMGDSVNEACERMSADAKTFFEKVDISYSKMEEMHNEVKTQQELSRSDVERTAAATERVESKLHEFHPQVLESIQEILSIVGQHYTHAQQATQDLRMDLSVIPTTMTKMLPALPPPEPEKYDDSQVHEKLDSLIERSMDNQVQESLNTLIERVTKDQVHEKLDQLLSKTTSTNGEIYEKLNELLEHATNSNGPIHEKLDTLIGHATNTDQSVHQMMKLDEMHKDIMETSRKMNEMMAAQSALIAEDTERRRKEAEEAAIVLERRTAQREQIEAEILNLKDEKDSMLAMMQRLKAEKDELVAQNAKLHKEVSALETALELRHEEMQVMEERADSLEKRILEGVLDHARTVLLSRPNSTHGLNMKKVRSARGRNVSVSSTASTAKDSRSVLGSSLGLALKKRAPPALQAGSATASTASKERRILSLSHVTGNRGLSDRQSGASGGLTSLKRSQSVKSLYTYRKHSWGGRSSIANKENEGFPEVFPEEDENQSGDESDTGTERRTSYTGTYAESMTYGPGSVISTNRQVSTASTRNLESVADVAEEEEDRAMAKDEHEEPDKDDEAQSSKADEPEDHAAVPQEALDEETSKMVLYGHPADSGLGSEITSTAG